A single window of Candidatus Methylacidiphilales bacterium DNA harbors:
- a CDS encoding porphobilinogen synthase, which translates to KYTYQMDPANSDEALWEVGLDLEEGADMVMIKPGMPYLDIVRRIKDTYQAPTFVYQVSGEYAMLKAAAQNGWLDEKACVLEALLGFKRAGADGILTYFALDAANWLKEN; encoded by the coding sequence ACAAATATACCTACCAGATGGACCCGGCCAACAGCGATGAAGCCTTGTGGGAAGTCGGACTGGACCTCGAGGAAGGGGCCGACATGGTGATGATCAAGCCCGGCATGCCTTATCTCGACATCGTTCGACGCATCAAGGACACCTACCAGGCGCCGACTTTTGTTTATCAGGTTAGCGGCGAATACGCCATGCTCAAAGCGGCCGCCCAGAATGGCTGGCTAGACGAGAAGGCCTGCGTGCTGGAAGCCTTGCTGGGATTCAAGCGTGCCGGTGCGGATGGCATCCTGACCTACTTTGCGCTGGATGCGGCGAACTGGCTCAAGGAAAACTGA